In Flammeovirgaceae bacterium, the sequence CGTGGTTTCTGCAACGTTGAAAGAAGTTTCCAAAGCCGATTCGCCCATCCCGGTTGAGATCTATACCCCTGCCCTGTTCCGTAAAAATCCAACGCCCAGCATATTCGAATCGCTTGGTATGATTAACGGTGTTCAGCCTCAGATTAACTGCAACGTATGCAACACCGGTGACATCCACATAAACGGCATGGAGGGGCCCTACACCATGGTGTTGATTGACGGCATGCCCATCGTAAGCAGCCTGTCAACCGTATACGGACTTTCGGGAATACCCAACAACATGGTAAAGCGCATTGAAATTGTGAAAGGCCCGGCCTCAACGCTTTACGGATCAGAAGCCGTTGCCGGATTGATAAATATCATCACCAAAGAGCCGTCCCTGTCTCCACGCTTTAATGTTGACGTTCAGGCTACTTCGCTGGCTGAATTTAATACCGACATTTCATCGGCCTGGAAAGCCCGAAAATCAAACGGCCTGCTCGGTATGAATTACTTTCTGTTCAACAACCCGCTCGACATCAATCACGATAATTTTACCGATGTAACACAGCAGAACCGCTTTTCTGTTTTTAATAAATGGCAATTCCACCGGGCACACAACCGCCAGGCTACCCTGGCCGCGCGGTACGTTTATGAAGACCGGTGGGGTGGCGAACTGCAATGGACCCGGGCCGACCGTGGCAGCAACCAGGTTTATGGCGAATCAATCTTTACCAACCGGGCCGAACTGATTGGCGCTTACCAACTTGCTTCCCAAAAACTGTTTGTTGACTATTCCTACAACTACCACCACCAGGATTCATACTATGGAATAACCAAGTACCTGGCCCATCAGCACGTGGCCTTTGCCCAACTGCGTTACACTAAATCGATCGGCAGGCACGATTTGCTTATTGGCATTCCAATCCGGTTTACCCGGTATGATGACAGCACTCCTGCTACCCCTTTGCCCCAAAACACCTGGCTGCCCGGGTTTTTTGTTCAGAATGAATTTCGTGCATCTGAAAAAATTACCTGGCTGTGGGGTATGCGCTATGACTACCACAATGTTCATGGAAGTATTTACTCGCCCCGTATATCGCTTAAATATGCTCCGGCCCAATATCACACCTTCCGCCTTACCGCGGGCAACGGCTTCAGGGTAGTTAACCTGTTTACCGAAGACCATGCCGCCTTAACCGGATCACGTGAGGTGGTCATTAAAAACAAACTGAACCCAGAACAGTCGTGGAATGTAAACCTGAATTATGCCACCACAATCCGGCTTACCACCGGATACATCAACCTGGACGCATCTGTTTTTTATACCCACTTTACCAACAAAATTGTTGGCGATTTTCTTACAAACTCCGACCAGATTATTTATGATAACCTGAACGGGTATGCTGTTTCGAAAGGGATAACACTGAATGCCGATGCGGCCTTTACCAGCGGCTTTAAGTTTATGGCAGGCGCCACCCTGATGGACGTGTACCAAAAACAACGCGACAGCCTGGATGTAATGCAAACCACCCCGCAACTTTTTGCCCCGGTATTCTCAGGTACCTATTCGCTGAGCTATACACTTGACCGCTACCGGATCACCATCGACCTCAGCGGACGGGTTACCGGCCCCATGCACCTGCCGGTAGTACCCAACGATTTTCGGCCAGAAAGCTCACCCTGGTTTACCCTGATGAACATCCAGCTAACAAAATCTTTTACAAATGGAATAGAACTTTATGGTGGCATTAAAAACCTGTTCAATTTTATTCCGGACAACCCGATTTATAACTGGCAGCAGCCCTTCTCACCGGAGTTTGACACCAGTTATAATTATGCTCCGGTACAAGGCATAAAAGCATTTTTTGGAATCCGTTATACCTTTCAATAACCATGAACCTGCATAAAACTGATGATAAATCACTCAGCGAAGTACACGCATCAGTAGATACATCTACCCGCAAAGGCTGGCGCAGGCTGTTTGCCTTTCTGGGTCCGGCTTACCTGGTAAGTGTAGGGTACATGGACCCGGGCAACTGGGCCACCGATATTGCCGGAGGCAGCCAGTTTGGCTATACGTTAATCTGGGTGCTGGTGATGTCGAACATCATGGCGTTGCTGCTGCAAAGCCTCAGCGCACGCCTGGGTATTGTACGGCAATTGGACTTAGCCCAGGCATCACGCAAAACCTATCACCCGGTGGTTAACTATGCGCTTTGGTTTTTGGCTGAGATTGCCATTGCAGCAACCGACCTGGCCGAGGTACTGGGCATGGCCATCGGCCTCAACCTGCTGTTTGGTATTCCGCTGGTGTGGGGCGTATCGCTCACCGTGCTTGATACCCTCCTGCTCCTGTTGCTTCAGAGTTACGGCATCCGGAAAATCGAAGCGTTTATTATATCGCTGGTAGGCATCATCGGCATAGCCTTCATCATTGAAATGGTATTTGCCAAACCCGATATGGTAGCCTTAGCCAAGGGGTTTATTCCGTCCATCCCCAACGACCATGCCCTTTACATAGCCATCGGTATTATTGGCGCCACCGTTATGCCTCACAACCTGTACCTGCACTCCTCGCTGGTGCAAACGCGCAGGATCGAAAACAATGACAAAGGAATATGGCGCGCCATTAAATACAATTTTATTGATTCAGCCATAGCCCTCAATGCCGCATTCTTCGTGAATGCCGCCATCCTGGTATTGGCTGCCTCAACATTTTTTAAGGCGGGTATGTATGAAGTGCAGGAGATACAGGACGCCTATAAATTTCTTGCACCGCTGCTGGGCACCGAATGGGCATCTATTCTTTTCGGCATCGCCCTGATCGCGGCCGGGCAAAGCTCAACGATTACCGGCACCCTCTCCGGCCAGATTGTAATGGAAGGTTACCTCAACCTCCGCATCGCCCCGTGGTTAAGGCGACTTATAACGCGGCTCATCGCCATCATTCCGGCTTACCTGGTTATTCTCATCTATGGCGAAAGTAAAACGGGCGATCTGCTGGTGTTCAGCCAGGTGGTGCTGAGTTTGCAACTTGGTTTCGCTATTATTCCGCTCATTCACTTTACCAGCGATAAGGAGAAAATGGGCAACTTTGTTGTTGGCCCCTGGCTCAGCGGTGCTGCATGGGTTATTGCAGCTGTTATTGTTTCGCTGAATGCCAAATTGGTTTACCAGGAAGTAGCCGGCTGGCTTATGGATGCAGGAAGCAACGCCTGGATTTTATGGATTACCGTGGTACCGGTTTGCCTGGCAGCCGTGGCCCTGCTGGTTTACATTTGCATTAAACCTTTTATTGAAAAGCGAAGAGTTGAAAAATCAACACGCCTGCCGCATGGTGCTGCACAGCCTTTGGTGGTTGACCCGTCAGCCCGTTACAACCGCATTGCCATTTGCGTTGATTTTACTTCGGTAGATGCAGCCGCCATCAGCAGTGCGCTGGCCCAGGGCGGTAAGCAGGCCAGTTACCTGCTCATTCACATTACCGAAACAGCCGGGGCGATGGTGTATGGCAGCGAAATAGCCGACCATGAATCCAGCGAAGATGCTGCTGCGCTTAACGTGTACCTCAGGCAAATTCACGCCCAGG encodes:
- a CDS encoding TonB-dependent receptor; the encoded protein is MSLRLTIVFLSITVSINPVSAQQTTFKGTVLDAETRQPLAYASVLVTGTDNGTTTDEAGNFILAFTGEAKNTILKISYVGYVTELLPISSKQTRYTIMLKPEATTLPEVAVVSATLKEVSKADSPIPVEIYTPALFRKNPTPSIFESLGMINGVQPQINCNVCNTGDIHINGMEGPYTMVLIDGMPIVSSLSTVYGLSGIPNNMVKRIEIVKGPASTLYGSEAVAGLINIITKEPSLSPRFNVDVQATSLAEFNTDISSAWKARKSNGLLGMNYFLFNNPLDINHDNFTDVTQQNRFSVFNKWQFHRAHNRQATLAARYVYEDRWGGELQWTRADRGSNQVYGESIFTNRAELIGAYQLASQKLFVDYSYNYHHQDSYYGITKYLAHQHVAFAQLRYTKSIGRHDLLIGIPIRFTRYDDSTPATPLPQNTWLPGFFVQNEFRASEKITWLWGMRYDYHNVHGSIYSPRISLKYAPAQYHTFRLTAGNGFRVVNLFTEDHAALTGSREVVIKNKLNPEQSWNVNLNYATTIRLTTGYINLDASVFYTHFTNKIVGDFLTNSDQIIYDNLNGYAVSKGITLNADAAFTSGFKFMAGATLMDVYQKQRDSLDVMQTTPQLFAPVFSGTYSLSYTLDRYRITIDLSGRVTGPMHLPVVPNDFRPESSPWFTLMNIQLTKSFTNGIELYGGIKNLFNFIPDNPIYNWQQPFSPEFDTSYNYAPVQGIKAFFGIRYTFQ
- a CDS encoding Nramp family divalent metal transporter; protein product: MNLHKTDDKSLSEVHASVDTSTRKGWRRLFAFLGPAYLVSVGYMDPGNWATDIAGGSQFGYTLIWVLVMSNIMALLLQSLSARLGIVRQLDLAQASRKTYHPVVNYALWFLAEIAIAATDLAEVLGMAIGLNLLFGIPLVWGVSLTVLDTLLLLLLQSYGIRKIEAFIISLVGIIGIAFIIEMVFAKPDMVALAKGFIPSIPNDHALYIAIGIIGATVMPHNLYLHSSLVQTRRIENNDKGIWRAIKYNFIDSAIALNAAFFVNAAILVLAASTFFKAGMYEVQEIQDAYKFLAPLLGTEWASILFGIALIAAGQSSTITGTLSGQIVMEGYLNLRIAPWLRRLITRLIAIIPAYLVILIYGESKTGDLLVFSQVVLSLQLGFAIIPLIHFTSDKEKMGNFVVGPWLSGAAWVIAAVIVSLNAKLVYQEVAGWLMDAGSNAWILWITVVPVCLAAVALLVYICIKPFIEKRRVEKSTRLPHGAAQPLVVDPSARYNRIAICVDFTSVDAAAISSALAQGGKQASYLLIHITETAGAMVYGSEIADHESSEDAAALNVYLRQIHAQGYRAESKIGYGNPRKSIPEIVTAYDADLLVMGAHGHAWFKDLIFGTTLESVRHRVNIPVLIVTDKTT